From a region of the Enterobacter cancerogenus genome:
- the hemP gene encoding hemin uptake protein HemP: protein MSRTDHSAATPVKKHTAPSPASADRRIDSKTLLGVEGRVIIEHDGQLYLLRQTNAGKLILTK, encoded by the coding sequence ATGTCACGTACGGATCACAGCGCGGCAACGCCAGTAAAAAAACACACAGCACCGTCCCCCGCCTCCGCCGATCGCCGCATTGACAGCAAAACGCTGCTCGGCGTTGAAGGGCGGGTGATTATCGAGCATGACGGCCAGCTCTACCTGCTGCGCCAGACGAATGCCGGAAAACTGATCCTCACGAAATAA
- the selO gene encoding protein adenylyltransferase SelO produces the protein MTLSFTAHWHDELPGFYTALNPTPLDNARLIWHNETLADSLAIPPALFQPSEGAGVWGGETLLPGMRPLAQVYSGHQFGVWAGQLGDGRGILLGEQQLPNGETVDWHLKGAGLTPYSRMGDGRAVLRSTIRESLASEAMHALGIPTSRALSIVTSDTPVSRETIEQGAMLIRVAQSHLRFGHFEHFYYRREPEKVRQLADFALRHHWPHLQDEADKYLLWFRDIVARTASMIARWQTVGFAHGVMNTDNMSLLGLTFDYGPFGFLDDYQPGYICNHSDYQGRYSFDNQPAVGLWNLQRLAQSLSPFIDVEGLNDALDSYQEVLLREYGSLMRSKLGLLTQEKGDNALLNTLFSLMAREGSDYTRTFRMLGQTEQQSAASPLRDEFIDRQAFDDWFTAYRTRLQREQIDDVTRQEKMNAVNPAMVLRNWLAQRAIEQAEQGQYDELHRLHAALRTPFADREDDYVSRPPDWGKRLEVSCSS, from the coding sequence ATGACCCTGTCTTTTACCGCACACTGGCACGATGAATTGCCCGGCTTCTATACCGCTCTCAATCCCACTCCGTTAGATAACGCCCGTCTGATCTGGCATAACGAGACGCTGGCGGATTCGCTTGCGATCCCCCCGGCATTATTCCAGCCGTCCGAAGGGGCAGGCGTGTGGGGCGGCGAAACGCTTTTGCCGGGTATGCGACCGCTTGCGCAAGTCTATAGTGGACATCAGTTTGGCGTCTGGGCAGGGCAACTCGGCGATGGCCGTGGGATCCTGCTCGGTGAACAACAGCTCCCCAACGGCGAAACCGTAGACTGGCACCTCAAAGGGGCTGGCCTGACGCCTTATTCGCGTATGGGCGATGGGCGCGCCGTACTGCGTTCAACTATTCGCGAAAGCCTGGCCTCAGAAGCGATGCATGCCCTGGGTATTCCGACATCGCGCGCGCTGTCGATTGTCACCAGCGATACGCCCGTTTCACGAGAAACGATTGAGCAGGGGGCGATGCTCATCCGCGTTGCCCAAAGCCATCTGCGTTTCGGCCATTTCGAACATTTCTACTATCGCCGCGAGCCGGAAAAGGTTCGCCAGCTTGCCGATTTCGCCCTTCGCCACCACTGGCCGCATCTGCAGGACGAGGCGGACAAATACCTTTTATGGTTCCGCGATATTGTCGCCCGCACCGCGTCGATGATTGCGCGCTGGCAGACCGTCGGTTTCGCGCATGGCGTAATGAACACCGACAATATGTCCCTGCTGGGGCTGACCTTTGATTATGGGCCTTTTGGTTTCCTCGATGATTATCAGCCGGGCTATATCTGTAACCATTCGGATTACCAGGGGCGCTACAGCTTTGATAATCAGCCTGCCGTCGGGTTGTGGAATCTCCAGCGTCTGGCGCAGTCGCTGTCGCCATTTATCGACGTGGAAGGCCTGAACGATGCGCTCGATAGTTACCAGGAAGTACTGCTGCGGGAGTATGGTTCCCTGATGCGCAGCAAGCTGGGGCTGCTGACGCAGGAGAAAGGGGATAACGCGCTTCTCAATACCCTGTTCTCCCTGATGGCCCGCGAGGGGAGCGACTACACCCGCACCTTCAGAATGCTGGGCCAGACCGAGCAGCAGAGCGCCGCCTCACCGCTACGCGATGAGTTCATTGACCGACAGGCCTTTGATGACTGGTTCACCGCTTACCGCACGCGCCTGCAGCGTGAGCAGATTGATGACGTCACCCGTCAGGAAAAGATGAACGCGGTAAACCCGGCGATGGTGCTGCGCAACTGGCTGGCTCAGCGGGCGATTGAGCAGGCAGAGCAGGGGCAGTATGATGAACTGCACCGCTTGCATGCTGCGCTACGCACGCCGTTTGCCGACAGGGAGGATGATTACGTCAGCCGCCCGCCGGACTGGGGCAAGCGGCTGGAAGTGAGCTGCTCAAGCTAA
- the aroH gene encoding 3-deoxy-7-phosphoheptulonate synthase AroH — protein sequence MNKTDELRTARIDSLVTPAELAQRHPVSAGVADHVTASRRRIEKILSGEDKRLLVVIGPCSIHDLDAAMDYAKRLQGLREKYQHRLEIVMRTYFEKPRTVVGWKGLISDPDLNGSYRVNHGIELARKLLLQVNELGVPTATEFLDMVTGQFIADLISWGAIGARTTESQIHREMASALSCPVGFKNGTDGNTRIAVDAIRASRASHMFLSPDKNGHMTIYQTSGNPYGHIIMRGGKKPNYHADDIAAACETLAEFDLPEHLVVDFSHGNCQKQHRRQLDVCDEICQQIRSGSTAVAGIMAESFIKEGTQKIVAGQQMVYGQSITDPCLSWKDSELLVEKLAAAVDSRF from the coding sequence ATGAATAAAACCGACGAACTCCGCACGGCGCGCATTGATAGCCTGGTCACACCGGCTGAACTGGCACAGCGCCATCCCGTTTCCGCAGGCGTGGCTGACCATGTCACCGCCTCGCGCCGACGCATTGAAAAAATCCTCAGCGGTGAAGACAAGCGCCTTCTGGTGGTGATTGGCCCGTGCTCTATCCACGACCTTGATGCCGCCATGGACTACGCAAAACGTCTGCAGGGGCTGCGTGAGAAGTACCAGCATCGCCTCGAGATTGTGATGCGTACCTACTTTGAAAAGCCGCGCACCGTGGTGGGCTGGAAGGGGCTGATTTCCGACCCGGACCTTAACGGGAGCTACCGCGTTAATCACGGTATTGAGCTGGCGCGTAAACTGCTGCTGCAGGTGAACGAGCTGGGCGTACCGACCGCCACCGAGTTTCTGGATATGGTGACCGGGCAGTTTATCGCCGATCTCATCAGTTGGGGCGCGATTGGCGCGCGTACCACTGAAAGTCAGATCCACCGCGAGATGGCCTCCGCGCTCTCCTGCCCGGTGGGCTTTAAAAATGGGACCGACGGTAACACCCGTATCGCAGTTGACGCCATTCGCGCATCGCGTGCCAGCCACATGTTCCTCTCCCCGGATAAGAACGGGCACATGACCATCTACCAGACCAGCGGCAACCCATACGGCCATATCATCATGCGCGGCGGTAAAAAACCGAACTACCACGCGGACGATATCGCTGCCGCCTGCGAGACGCTGGCAGAATTTGACCTGCCTGAGCACCTGGTGGTGGATTTCAGCCACGGCAACTGCCAGAAACAGCACCGTCGCCAGCTCGACGTCTGCGATGAGATCTGCCAGCAGATCCGCAGCGGCTCGACCGCCGTGGCGGGCATTATGGCTGAAAGCTTCATCAAAGAAGGCACCCAGAAAATCGTTGCCGGTCAGCAGATGGTTTACGGCCAGTCGATTACCGATCCGTGCCTGAGCTGGAAAGACAGCGAGCTGCTGGTGGAGAAACTGGCAGCGGCAGTGGACAGCCGCTTCTGA
- a CDS encoding heme ABC transporter ATP-binding protein — translation MAERYCAENVCCTLAGRTLIKDVSLTLSKGELVALIGPNGAGKSTLLRLLTGYLKPVSGSCFLAGKALSEWAPDTLSRYRAVMRQHTQLGFDWPVEAVIGMGRAPWSRQPEPAIIHQVMALTGCLPLAGRQYNALSGGEQQRVQLARALAQLWQDGAPRGWLFLDEPTSALDLYHQQHLLRLLKSLTDKGHLHVCVVLHDLNLAALWADRILLLHNGHIVANGTPEQVLQADALAHWYGAQVHVGQHPAHAAPQVFLAP, via the coding sequence ATGGCTGAACGGTATTGCGCTGAAAATGTGTGCTGTACGCTCGCGGGGCGCACGCTTATTAAAGACGTTTCGCTCACGCTGTCAAAGGGCGAACTGGTGGCACTGATTGGCCCGAATGGCGCGGGGAAATCCACGTTACTGCGGCTGCTAACGGGTTACCTGAAACCCGTCAGTGGCAGCTGTTTTCTGGCGGGAAAAGCGTTGAGCGAATGGGCACCGGACACCTTGTCGCGCTATCGCGCGGTGATGCGCCAGCATACTCAGCTCGGCTTCGACTGGCCCGTTGAGGCCGTTATCGGGATGGGACGCGCGCCGTGGAGTCGCCAGCCGGAACCGGCAATTATTCATCAGGTGATGGCGCTGACCGGTTGTCTGCCGCTGGCCGGAAGACAGTACAACGCTCTCTCCGGCGGCGAGCAGCAGCGCGTCCAGCTTGCGCGTGCGCTGGCGCAACTCTGGCAAGACGGTGCGCCTCGCGGCTGGCTTTTTCTCGATGAACCGACCTCGGCGCTCGATCTCTACCACCAGCAGCATCTACTCAGGCTGCTGAAGTCGCTGACCGACAAGGGCCATCTCCACGTTTGCGTGGTGCTGCACGATCTCAATCTGGCGGCACTCTGGGCGGACAGGATTTTGCTTTTGCACAACGGGCACATTGTGGCCAACGGCACGCCGGAGCAGGTGCTGCAGGCCGATGCGCTGGCCCACTGGTATGGCGCGCAGGTTCACGTCGGCCAGCACCCGGCTCACGCCGCGCCGCAGGTTTTTCTTGCCCCTTAG
- the chuS gene encoding hematinate-forming heme oxygenase ChuS, translating into MNHYTRWLELKEQNPGKYARDIAGLMNISEAELTFARVGHDAWRLRGEIREILGALEAVGETKCICRNEYAVHEQVGAFTNQHLKGHAGLVLNPRALDLRLFLNQWASVFHVSEATARGERQSIQFFDHQGDALLKVYTTDNTDVSAWGDVLTRFIIADNPPLALKPAETPAHAEHADADTVDKEWRAMTDVHQFFSLLKRHSLSRQQAFRLVGDDLACKVDNGALAKLLETARQDGNEIMVFVGNRGCVQIFTGVVEKLVPMKGWLNIFNKAFTLHLLEETVAETWVTRKPTADGHVTSLELFAADGTQIAQLYGQRTEGEPEQSQWRSQIDALTPKGLAA; encoded by the coding sequence ATGAATCACTATACACGCTGGCTTGAGCTAAAAGAACAAAACCCGGGTAAGTACGCACGTGACATCGCAGGCTTGATGAACATCAGCGAAGCGGAGCTGACCTTTGCCCGCGTGGGCCACGACGCCTGGCGGCTACGCGGTGAAATCCGCGAAATTTTAGGCGCGCTGGAAGCCGTGGGTGAAACCAAGTGTATCTGCCGCAACGAATACGCCGTGCATGAGCAGGTGGGCGCGTTTACAAACCAGCATCTCAAGGGCCACGCCGGGCTGGTGCTGAACCCGCGCGCGCTGGATCTCCGCCTGTTCCTCAATCAGTGGGCAAGCGTGTTTCACGTCAGCGAAGCCACGGCACGCGGCGAGCGCCAGAGCATTCAGTTCTTTGACCATCAGGGCGACGCCCTGCTCAAGGTGTACACCACCGACAATACCGATGTCAGCGCCTGGGGCGACGTGCTGACGCGCTTCATCATTGCCGATAACCCGCCGCTGGCGTTAAAACCGGCCGAAACACCTGCGCACGCTGAACATGCCGACGCAGACACGGTAGACAAAGAGTGGCGCGCCATGACCGACGTGCATCAGTTCTTCAGCCTGCTTAAGCGCCACAGCCTCAGCCGCCAGCAGGCGTTCCGCCTGGTGGGCGACGACCTCGCCTGTAAGGTGGACAACGGTGCGCTGGCGAAGCTGCTGGAAACCGCGCGTCAGGACGGCAATGAAATCATGGTGTTCGTGGGCAACCGCGGCTGCGTGCAGATCTTCACCGGCGTGGTAGAAAAGCTGGTGCCGATGAAAGGCTGGCTGAATATCTTCAATAAGGCCTTTACCCTGCATCTGCTGGAAGAGACCGTCGCGGAAACCTGGGTGACGCGTAAACCCACCGCAGACGGTCATGTCACCAGCCTGGAGCTGTTCGCCGCCGACGGCACGCAAATCGCCCAGCTGTACGGCCAACGCACCGAAGGTGAGCCGGAGCAGAGCCAGTGGCGCAGCCAGATTGACGCCCTGACGCCGAAAGGACTGGCCGCATGA
- a CDS encoding EAL domain-containing protein → MIITLDNAYQSELLLLPARNSAGELKGLEVLVNFVDVGSDVRIPTELVIPRLSVADELALFHEKLQLLDTCKLFFIQHQLIAWINITPAIVEFLLTDGNSVSLLERYPFLEFTVNENYPGLNNGKDNLNLARMAIRFPLVLSNFGAGAATLKAIYDGLFKRVTLDKGFIQQRAFELSFEPFMRAILWQITPHCQSVMVAGIDDHGLLQRVLSFNFGAMQGSLWPAVTAEHVTTLVQ, encoded by the coding sequence ATGATAATCACGCTAGATAATGCCTACCAGTCTGAACTTTTACTTTTGCCTGCCCGGAATAGTGCAGGGGAACTTAAAGGTTTAGAGGTGTTGGTTAACTTCGTTGACGTGGGCTCAGACGTGCGTATCCCTACTGAACTGGTTATCCCGCGCCTTTCGGTGGCCGATGAACTGGCGCTTTTTCATGAAAAACTGCAATTGCTCGATACCTGTAAACTGTTTTTTATTCAGCATCAGTTAATTGCATGGATCAATATTACACCTGCAATTGTTGAGTTTTTATTAACTGACGGAAACAGTGTTTCATTACTTGAGCGCTACCCGTTTCTGGAGTTTACCGTTAATGAGAACTATCCCGGTTTAAATAACGGAAAGGACAATCTCAATCTGGCGAGAATGGCGATTCGTTTCCCGCTGGTGCTGTCGAACTTCGGCGCGGGAGCAGCCACCCTCAAAGCGATTTACGATGGATTGTTTAAACGGGTCACCCTTGATAAAGGCTTTATTCAGCAGCGTGCGTTTGAACTCTCCTTCGAGCCATTTATGCGCGCGATCCTCTGGCAAATAACGCCGCACTGCCAGTCGGTAATGGTTGCCGGAATTGACGATCACGGTCTGTTACAACGCGTTCTTTCATTTAATTTCGGTGCCATGCAGGGCAGCCTGTGGCCAGCCGTAACGGCAGAGCACGTCACGACGCTCGTTCAGTGA
- a CDS encoding FecCD family ABC transporter permease codes for MTRRTTLSLWGMALFLAVMTLMATGFGALRLPVSLLWNSSDEALRQIWLTIRLPRVLLALTIGGSLALAGCVMQGLFRNPLADPGLLGISNGAALAVALWVVIPLSLPALVMLYAPMLAAFLGALAATVVIFVLSQQRDSSLSRLLLVGIAINALCGAVVGVLSWLSNDAQLRQLSLWGMGSLGQAQWSTLLAVTSLMVPTVLIIWRLASALNLLQLGEEEAHYLGVDVVVVQRILLLCSALLVAAAVAVSGVIGFVGLVVPHLMRMWLGADHRATLPGSVLAGALLLLVADTVARTLVAPAEMPVGLLTSLIGAPWFLWLIFRRGGRHG; via the coding sequence ATGACCCGCCGGACAACCCTGTCGCTGTGGGGAATGGCCCTCTTTCTCGCCGTGATGACCCTCATGGCAACTGGCTTTGGCGCGTTGCGTCTGCCGGTAAGCCTGCTGTGGAACAGCAGCGATGAGGCGCTGCGTCAGATCTGGCTGACCATTCGACTGCCGCGCGTGCTGCTGGCCCTGACGATCGGCGGCTCTCTGGCGCTGGCGGGCTGCGTGATGCAGGGGCTGTTTCGTAACCCGCTGGCGGACCCCGGCCTGCTCGGGATCAGCAACGGCGCGGCGCTGGCCGTTGCCCTGTGGGTGGTCATCCCGCTTTCGCTGCCCGCGCTGGTCATGCTGTATGCCCCCATGCTGGCGGCCTTTCTTGGCGCGCTGGCGGCGACAGTGGTGATCTTTGTGCTCAGCCAGCAGCGTGACAGTTCGCTGTCGCGCCTGCTGCTGGTGGGAATTGCGATAAATGCCTTATGCGGTGCCGTGGTGGGCGTCCTCTCATGGCTTAGCAACGACGCGCAGCTTCGCCAGCTGTCACTCTGGGGTATGGGCAGCCTCGGTCAGGCACAGTGGTCAACGCTGCTGGCCGTGACCTCGCTGATGGTGCCGACGGTGCTGATTATCTGGCGTCTCGCCAGCGCGCTCAACCTCCTCCAGTTGGGTGAGGAAGAGGCGCACTATCTGGGGGTGGATGTCGTGGTGGTGCAGCGGATTTTACTTCTGTGCAGCGCGCTGCTGGTGGCTGCGGCCGTTGCCGTCAGCGGCGTTATTGGCTTTGTCGGGCTGGTCGTCCCGCACCTGATGCGCATGTGGCTGGGCGCGGATCATCGGGCGACCCTTCCCGGCTCGGTGCTGGCAGGCGCGCTGTTGCTGCTGGTGGCGGATACGGTGGCACGCACGCTGGTCGCGCCCGCAGAAATGCCGGTCGGGTTGCTGACCAGCCTTATCGGTGCCCCCTGGTTCCTGTGGCTCATCTTTCGTCGGGGAGGCCGACATGGCTGA
- a CDS encoding heme/hemin ABC transporter substrate-binding protein, with translation MKKWLALLGILPWVTFAATPEKIVTLGGDVTEIVYALDAGSSLVARDSTSRWPQAATRLPDVGYLRQLNAEGILSVRPTLVLASAQAQPSLALEQVAQSHVRVITVPARNTLDVIDEKIRVVAEATHREAQGETLRNTLRAELAALPASPLSKRVLFILNHGGMTAMAAGQQTGADAAIRAAGLQNAMQGFTRYQPLSQEGTIASQPDLVVISQDGIKALGGEENLWKLPGLAQTPAGRGRQVLAIDDMALLGFSMRTPQAIQQLRAKAEQLP, from the coding sequence ATGAAAAAATGGCTTGCCCTGCTTGGCATCCTGCCGTGGGTGACCTTTGCCGCCACGCCGGAGAAAATCGTCACGCTCGGCGGCGACGTCACGGAGATTGTCTACGCCCTTGACGCAGGGTCTTCGCTGGTGGCGCGCGACAGCACCAGCCGCTGGCCGCAGGCGGCGACGCGTCTGCCCGACGTGGGGTATTTGCGCCAGCTTAACGCCGAAGGCATTTTATCCGTGCGCCCGACGCTGGTTCTGGCGAGCGCGCAGGCGCAGCCTTCTCTGGCGCTCGAACAGGTTGCGCAGAGTCACGTCAGGGTCATCACCGTGCCCGCCCGGAATACGCTGGACGTCATCGACGAAAAGATCCGCGTCGTTGCCGAAGCCACTCACCGTGAGGCGCAGGGGGAAACCTTGCGCAACACGCTGCGCGCGGAACTGGCGGCGCTGCCCGCTTCACCGCTCAGCAAACGGGTGCTGTTTATCCTCAACCACGGCGGGATGACCGCCATGGCAGCCGGACAGCAGACCGGTGCGGATGCGGCTATCCGGGCGGCGGGGCTGCAGAATGCGATGCAGGGCTTCACCCGCTACCAGCCGCTCTCGCAGGAGGGCACCATCGCCAGCCAGCCCGATCTGGTGGTCATCTCCCAGGACGGCATAAAAGCGCTGGGCGGGGAAGAGAATCTCTGGAAGTTGCCGGGTCTGGCACAGACCCCGGCGGGACGCGGCAGGCAGGTGCTGGCCATTGATGATATGGCGCTGCTGGGCTTTAGCATGCGCACGCCACAGGCCATCCAGCAGTTGCGCGCCAAAGCGGAGCAATTGCCCTGA
- a CDS encoding TonB-dependent hemoglobin/transferrin/lactoferrin family receptor: protein MPHPRSASLCPSLLALAIASALPGTAFAAAAEDITVTATGNARSAFEAPMMVSVIDASAPENQTASSAADLLRKVPGLTLDGSGRTNGQDVNLRGYDRRGVLVLVDGIRQGTDTGHLNSTFLDPALIKRIEVVRGPSALLYGSGALGGVISYDTVDAKDLLEPGKNSGYRVFGTGATGDHSLGMGASAFGRTDTLDGVVSWSSRDRGDIRQSDGATAPNDESINNMLAKGSWKIDPAQTLSGSLRYYNNDAQEPKNPQTTDASDSSNPMTNRSTIQRDAQLGYNIAPPGNDWLNADAKLYWSEARINAQNIDGTGEFRKQTTKGGKVENRTRLFSDAFASHLLTYGGEYYRQEQTPGGATTGFPEAKIDFSSGWLQDEITLRDLPVTLLGGTRYDNYRGSSNGYDDVDADKWSSRAGLTVSPADWLMLFGSWAQAFRAPTMGEMYNDSKHFSIGSFYTNYWVPNPNLRPETNETQEVGFGLRFDDLMLANDALEFKASYFDTKAKDYISTTVDFAAATTMSYNVPNAKIWGWDVMAKYSANLFNLDVAYNRTRGKDTDTGEYISSINPDTVTSKLDIPVAQSGFSVGWIGTFVDRSTHISSSYSKQPGYAVNDFYVSYQGQEQLKGVTTTLVLGNAFDKEYWSPQGIPQDGRNGKIFVSYQW, encoded by the coding sequence ATGCCACACCCGCGTTCCGCGTCTTTATGCCCTTCCCTCCTGGCACTGGCGATTGCCAGTGCACTTCCGGGCACCGCGTTTGCTGCCGCAGCAGAAGACATTACCGTTACCGCCACGGGCAACGCCCGAAGCGCCTTTGAAGCCCCGATGATGGTCAGCGTGATTGACGCCTCCGCCCCGGAAAACCAGACCGCCAGTTCGGCTGCCGACCTGCTGCGCAAAGTGCCCGGCCTGACGCTGGACGGCAGCGGGCGCACCAACGGCCAGGACGTTAACCTGCGCGGCTACGACCGCCGCGGCGTGCTGGTACTGGTAGACGGCATTCGTCAGGGGACTGACACCGGCCACCTGAACAGCACCTTCCTGGACCCGGCGCTGATTAAGCGTATCGAAGTGGTTCGCGGTCCGTCGGCCCTGCTGTACGGCAGCGGCGCGTTGGGCGGCGTGATCTCCTACGACACCGTCGATGCTAAAGACCTGCTGGAACCGGGCAAAAATAGCGGCTATCGCGTCTTTGGTACCGGTGCGACGGGCGATCACAGCCTCGGCATGGGGGCGAGCGCCTTTGGCCGCACCGATACCCTGGACGGCGTGGTCTCATGGTCCAGCCGCGACCGCGGCGACATTCGTCAGAGCGACGGCGCAACGGCCCCCAATGATGAGTCGATCAACAACATGCTGGCGAAAGGCAGCTGGAAAATAGATCCGGCCCAGACGCTGAGCGGTTCCCTGCGCTACTACAATAACGATGCGCAGGAGCCGAAAAACCCGCAAACCACCGACGCGAGCGACAGCAGTAACCCGATGACCAACCGCTCCACCATCCAGCGCGATGCCCAGCTCGGGTATAACATTGCGCCGCCGGGCAACGACTGGCTGAACGCCGATGCGAAGCTCTACTGGTCCGAAGCGCGCATCAACGCCCAGAACATCGACGGAACCGGTGAGTTCCGCAAGCAGACGACCAAAGGCGGAAAAGTCGAGAACCGTACCCGCCTGTTCAGCGACGCCTTTGCCTCTCACCTGCTGACCTATGGCGGTGAATATTACCGTCAGGAGCAGACTCCGGGCGGCGCGACCACCGGCTTCCCGGAGGCGAAAATTGACTTCAGCTCCGGCTGGCTGCAGGACGAAATCACCCTGCGCGACCTGCCCGTAACCCTGCTCGGCGGTACCCGTTACGATAACTATCGCGGCAGCAGCAACGGCTACGACGATGTGGATGCCGATAAGTGGTCCTCCCGTGCCGGGTTAACCGTCAGCCCTGCCGACTGGCTGATGCTGTTTGGCTCCTGGGCGCAGGCCTTCCGCGCGCCGACGATGGGCGAGATGTACAACGACTCCAAACATTTCTCCATCGGCAGCTTCTACACTAACTACTGGGTGCCAAACCCCAACCTGCGACCGGAAACCAACGAAACCCAGGAGGTCGGTTTTGGCCTGCGCTTTGACGATCTGATGCTCGCCAACGATGCGCTGGAGTTCAAAGCCAGCTACTTCGATACCAAAGCCAAAGACTACATCTCTACCACCGTCGATTTTGCTGCGGCCACCACCATGTCCTATAACGTACCTAACGCCAAAATCTGGGGCTGGGATGTGATGGCGAAGTACTCGGCCAACCTCTTCAACCTTGACGTGGCCTACAACCGCACGCGGGGTAAAGACACCGATACGGGCGAGTATATCTCCAGCATTAACCCGGACACCGTCACCAGCAAGCTCGACATTCCGGTGGCACAAAGCGGCTTCTCCGTGGGCTGGATCGGCACCTTTGTCGATCGCTCAACCCACATCAGCAGCAGCTATAGCAAGCAGCCGGGCTATGCGGTCAACGATTTCTACGTCAGCTATCAGGGCCAGGAACAGCTCAAAGGCGTGACCACCACGCTGGTGCTGGGCAACGCCTTCGATAAAGAATACTGGTCACCGCAGGGCATCCCGCAGGACGGCCGTAACGGCAAGATTTTTGTAAGTTATCAGTGGTAA